A genomic segment from Streptosporangium roseum DSM 43021 encodes:
- a CDS encoding CHAT domain-containing protein has protein sequence MIADDALAAAEHAVDLSGTAPERARALAHSVLHRMSASHPRCEAVAVAHRALAVAARELGDLPLAEEHLDLAVSVALSAGLPHRAAQARLSLVHVRTELGHPRQALTIADSAEPHLTPVEVARLGVHRAVALTRLGRYAEAVGHCDRAVDSLGGDVRFMAGAVLNRGLARVFLGEFEAAEADLTRCANLAREAGLDHVLTLAEGNLPFLAARRGDLSAAFSAYHRAESSLSGYPERLATMRCDLAEALIAAHLPGEARVLLDLAVPELTAAGANVALAEARLLLAQAELSTGDPHRARQSAERAAADLAAQGRTVLAPLAAEILLRARLMLGPPTAELLAEMLACAGTLDAAGHRQASRALRFTGAEVALRLGDRPAADEQLARLVSSGPGVVSRQAAAVRRALAGDRRGAFAMVRAGLVEVGAEAMAFSDPMVRAHAVRAGESLAGFGLALALRTGRGRTLLAWAERWRAVVGGTGQPVAPDVEELRAALGEAALVEFVRHADELVAVAVTPDRVVLRRLGPFAAVAEATVRIRYGLRRTHLLDGEAPGLAGEAALLERLLFGPLRGRLGDRPLVIVPTGTLHTLPWPVLPMNAGRPVTVASGAAAWLAGHRMRAVRHGRVVAVAGPGLRCAEAEADMVGGCHPGTERVAALRAEVMAALERAGVAHLAAHGMFSSRSPLLSSIDLDDGPLMAYDLLRLRTPPRLVVLSACDAGMARAPADGAPLGLAGTFLSLGSQCVVASLVPVRDEETLTLMTVFHELLAAGHPPAQALTAAGGKTGVAGFVCFGYGGQPVATGREGSATQLDQEPT, from the coding sequence GTGATCGCCGACGACGCGCTCGCCGCCGCCGAGCACGCGGTGGACCTCTCCGGCACGGCCCCGGAGCGAGCCCGGGCACTGGCGCACAGCGTGCTCCACCGCATGTCGGCCTCCCATCCTCGCTGCGAGGCCGTGGCGGTCGCCCACCGGGCGCTGGCGGTGGCCGCCCGCGAGCTGGGCGACCTGCCGCTGGCCGAGGAGCACCTGGACTTGGCCGTGAGCGTCGCGCTCTCCGCGGGCCTTCCGCACCGGGCCGCCCAGGCACGCCTGTCGCTGGTCCACGTCCGCACCGAGCTCGGCCACCCACGGCAGGCCCTGACCATCGCCGACTCCGCCGAGCCCCACCTCACCCCGGTCGAGGTGGCCAGGCTCGGCGTCCACCGAGCAGTGGCGCTGACCCGCCTCGGCCGCTACGCCGAAGCCGTCGGCCACTGCGACCGCGCGGTGGACTCCCTCGGCGGCGATGTCAGGTTCATGGCCGGGGCGGTGCTGAACCGGGGGCTGGCCCGGGTGTTCCTCGGCGAGTTCGAGGCGGCGGAGGCCGATCTGACCCGGTGCGCGAACCTCGCGCGGGAAGCGGGCCTCGATCACGTGCTCACGCTCGCCGAGGGCAACCTGCCGTTCCTGGCGGCACGGCGGGGAGACCTGTCCGCCGCGTTCAGCGCCTACCATCGCGCGGAGAGCAGCCTGTCCGGCTATCCGGAACGGCTGGCCACGATGCGCTGCGACCTTGCCGAGGCGCTGATCGCCGCCCACCTGCCCGGTGAGGCGCGGGTCCTGCTCGACCTGGCGGTACCGGAGCTGACCGCGGCGGGCGCGAACGTGGCCCTGGCCGAGGCCCGTCTCCTGCTCGCCCAGGCCGAGCTGAGCACCGGCGACCCGCACCGCGCCCGGCAGAGCGCGGAGCGGGCCGCGGCCGATCTGGCCGCGCAGGGCCGGACGGTCCTGGCACCGCTCGCCGCGGAGATCCTCCTCCGCGCCCGGCTCATGCTCGGCCCGCCCACCGCGGAGCTGCTCGCCGAGATGCTCGCGTGCGCCGGCACCCTCGACGCGGCGGGCCACCGGCAGGCCTCCCGGGCGCTCAGGTTCACCGGCGCCGAGGTCGCGCTCCGGCTCGGCGACCGTCCCGCCGCCGACGAGCAGCTCGCCCGCCTCGTCTCGTCCGGTCCCGGTGTGGTGTCCCGCCAGGCGGCGGCGGTGCGGCGGGCGCTGGCGGGAGACCGGCGGGGAGCCTTCGCAATGGTCCGGGCCGGCCTGGTGGAGGTGGGCGCCGAGGCGATGGCGTTCAGTGACCCGATGGTGCGCGCCCACGCCGTCAGGGCCGGTGAGTCGCTGGCGGGGTTCGGCCTGGCCCTGGCCCTGCGGACCGGACGGGGCCGCACCCTCCTGGCCTGGGCCGAACGGTGGCGGGCGGTCGTCGGAGGCACCGGTCAGCCCGTCGCGCCCGACGTGGAGGAGCTGCGCGCCGCGCTCGGGGAGGCGGCGCTGGTGGAGTTCGTCCGTCACGCCGATGAGCTGGTCGCCGTGGCGGTCACCCCGGACCGCGTCGTGCTGCGCCGCCTGGGCCCCTTCGCCGCGGTCGCCGAGGCCACGGTCAGGATCCGGTACGGCCTGCGCCGGACCCATCTGCTCGACGGGGAGGCCCCCGGGCTGGCCGGGGAGGCCGCCCTGCTGGAGCGGCTGCTCTTCGGCCCGCTACGCGGCAGGCTGGGCGACCGGCCACTGGTGATCGTGCCGACCGGGACGCTGCACACCCTGCCCTGGCCGGTCCTGCCGATGAACGCCGGCCGGCCGGTGACCGTGGCATCCGGTGCCGCCGCCTGGCTGGCCGGGCACCGGATGCGGGCCGTACGGCACGGGAGGGTGGTGGCGGTGGCCGGTCCCGGGCTGCGGTGCGCGGAGGCCGAGGCGGACATGGTCGGCGGCTGCCATCCGGGGACGGAGCGGGTCGCCGCGCTGCGGGCGGAGGTGATGGCGGCGCTGGAGCGGGCCGGGGTGGCGCACCTGGCCGCGCACGGGATGTTCTCCTCGCGCAGCCCGCTGCTGTCCAGCATCGACCTCGACGACGGCCCCCTGATGGCCTACGACCTGCTACGGCTCCGCACGCCACCGCGCCTGGTGGTGCTGTCGGCGTGTGATGCGGGCATGGCGCGCGCTCCGGCCGACGGGGCACCGCTGGGGCTGGCGGGCACCTTCCTGTCGCTGGGGTCGCAGTGCGTGGTGGCCAGCCTGGTCCCGGTGCGTGATGAGGAGACCCTGACGCTGATGACGGTCTTCCATGAGCTGCTGGCTGCCGGCCACCCGCCCGCCCAGGCGCTGACGGCGGCGGGCGGGAAGACCGGGGTGGCCGGGTTCGTCTGTTTCGGTTACGGCGGTCAGCCGGTGGCGACCGGCCGCGAGGGGTCGGCCACCCAGTTGGACCAGGAGCCGACGTAG
- a CDS encoding carbohydrate kinase family protein yields MTRVVVVGDLMTDAVARARYPLARASDTPAIVTMHGGGSGANIASWLAVEGAEVAFIGRRGADITGRNRDMELMGYGVDARLVMDPERPTGTCVVLVTHKGERTMLSDPGANAALSPEDLPRDLFTQGGHLHLSGYTLINEGSREAGLAALEMAGRAGMSVSVDCSSSAPLERTGAEPFLEWTQNAKLLFANADQAKVLTGRDDPAAAAKVLTAWFPQVVVKLNDEGALWYTNNRAEPVKAPAESVERVVDGTGAGDAFTAGFLPAWLEGKPPAESLASGCRLASRAISHLGARPRL; encoded by the coding sequence ATGACGCGGGTGGTCGTGGTGGGCGATCTCATGACCGACGCGGTCGCGCGGGCTCGCTACCCGTTGGCCAGGGCCAGCGACACACCGGCGATCGTCACCATGCACGGCGGGGGTTCCGGGGCCAACATCGCCTCCTGGCTCGCCGTCGAGGGTGCCGAGGTGGCCTTCATCGGCCGTCGCGGCGCCGACATCACGGGGCGTAACCGCGACATGGAGCTGATGGGCTACGGCGTCGACGCGCGCCTCGTCATGGATCCCGAGCGGCCGACCGGCACCTGCGTGGTGCTCGTCACGCACAAGGGCGAGCGCACCATGCTCTCCGATCCGGGGGCGAACGCCGCCCTGTCCCCCGAGGACCTGCCCCGCGACCTGTTCACCCAGGGCGGCCACCTGCACCTGTCGGGCTACACCTTGATCAACGAGGGTTCCCGTGAGGCCGGTCTCGCCGCCCTGGAGATGGCCGGCCGCGCCGGGATGTCCGTCTCGGTCGACTGTTCCTCCTCCGCCCCCCTGGAGCGCACCGGGGCGGAGCCGTTCCTGGAGTGGACCCAGAACGCCAAGCTGCTGTTCGCCAACGCCGACCAGGCCAAGGTCCTGACCGGCCGCGACGATCCCGCCGCCGCCGCGAAGGTGCTCACCGCCTGGTTCCCCCAGGTCGTCGTCAAGCTCAACGACGAAGGCGCGCTGTGGTACACCAACAACCGCGCCGAGCCGGTCAAGGCCCCCGCCGAGAGCGTGGAGCGCGTGGTCGACGGCACCGGCGCCGGTGACGCGTTCACCGCAGGTTTCCTGCCCGCCTGGCTGGAGGGCAAGCCCCCCGCCGAGTCCCTCGCCTCCGGCTGCCGCCTGGCATCGCGGGCCATCTCCCACCTGGGCGCCCGCCCCCGCCTCTGA
- a CDS encoding alkaline phosphatase family protein has protein sequence MNPLVPAYGVASLADLSSSLLTVLGMEGDNPLELAPAERVLLFLVDGLGAELLRAHPETAPFLSAQLGRVLTAGFPATTATSLGTLGTGLPPGEHGMLGYRIAVPGAGYLLNCLRWTASGPLIPPDEWQPTPTVYERAVAAGIPISYVAPSAFEPTAFNRAVYRGVHFIGADGIDDRIEGVRRALAEPRSHVTVYYGDLDGMGHLTGWGSPQWLEQLALVDRMAERLAGTLPPGSAMYVTADHGMINITERVDVDALPELREGVALLGGDTRARHIYTDPGAAASVLDAWRDILDGRAWVTSREEAVESGWFGPRVRPEWLPRIGDVLAVPYTDCAIVASVAEPFESSFTGCHGSLTPAEQHVPLLEVSTR, from the coding sequence ATGAACCCCCTGGTCCCCGCCTACGGCGTGGCCTCACTCGCCGACCTCTCCTCCTCCCTTCTGACCGTGCTCGGGATGGAGGGGGACAACCCGCTGGAGCTCGCGCCGGCCGAGCGCGTCCTGCTGTTCCTCGTCGACGGGCTGGGAGCCGAGCTGCTCCGAGCCCACCCGGAGACCGCCCCCTTCCTGTCGGCCCAGCTCGGCAGGGTACTCACCGCGGGCTTCCCCGCCACCACGGCGACCAGCCTCGGCACGCTGGGCACCGGCCTGCCGCCGGGCGAGCACGGCATGCTCGGCTACCGGATCGCCGTGCCCGGCGCCGGCTACCTGCTCAACTGCCTGCGCTGGACCGCCTCGGGCCCGCTGATCCCTCCCGACGAGTGGCAGCCCACCCCGACCGTCTACGAACGCGCCGTGGCGGCCGGGATCCCCATCAGCTACGTCGCCCCTTCGGCGTTCGAGCCCACCGCGTTCAACCGCGCCGTCTACCGGGGCGTGCACTTCATCGGCGCCGACGGGATCGACGACCGCATCGAGGGCGTCCGCCGGGCGCTGGCCGAACCCCGCTCCCACGTGACGGTCTACTACGGCGACCTCGACGGCATGGGCCACCTGACCGGCTGGGGCTCCCCGCAGTGGCTGGAACAGCTCGCCCTGGTCGACCGGATGGCCGAGCGGCTGGCGGGCACGCTCCCGCCCGGCTCGGCGATGTACGTCACCGCCGACCACGGCATGATCAACATCACCGAGCGGGTCGACGTGGACGCCCTCCCCGAGCTGCGCGAGGGCGTCGCCCTGCTCGGCGGTGACACCCGCGCCCGGCACATCTACACCGACCCGGGCGCGGCGGCGTCCGTGCTCGACGCCTGGCGTGACATCCTGGACGGCAGGGCATGGGTGACCTCCCGCGAGGAGGCGGTCGAGTCGGGCTGGTTCGGGCCGCGTGTGCGTCCGGAATGGCTGCCCCGAATCGGCGACGTCCTCGCCGTGCCCTACACCGACTGCGCCATCGTCGCCTCGGTCGCCGAGCCGTTCGAATCGTCGTTCACCGGCTGCCACGGCTCCCTCACACCCGCTGAGCAGCATGTTCCCCTGCTGGAGGTAAGCACCCGATGA
- a CDS encoding bifunctional GNAT family N-acetyltransferase/acetate--CoA ligase family protein, translated as MGFAFTLGTVEVSHYPAHWEADVVLSDGGTAHVRPIRPADADRLRSFYSRLSEESIYFRFFGPRPRLSDREITWFTNVDYVDRVALIATIGTEMVAVIRYDRIEPGEAEVAFLVEDAHQGRGVASVLLEHLAATAREQGIARFVADVLPANQKMMAVLKQVGYTAQSRFADGVVRMTLDLTPTETAQEVTASREHRAESRSIERLLSPGSVAVVGAGREPGGVGQTVLRNLLGADFTGPVYPVHREARAVAGVRAYPSVTAIDGEVDLAVLAVPADGVIEVVKECAEKGVRGLIVVSSGFGETGAEGRARQDELVRIARAYGLRVVGPNCLGVANTDPAVRLNATLAATIPGRGRVGFFSQSGALGTALLQRVAQRGMGISSFVSAGNRADVSGNDLLQYWEEDPQTDVILLYLESLGNPRKFARLARRISRRKPIVVVKSGGTTQGVPTGHAAPVLGLPDTALSSLFEQAGVIRVDDLIQQFDVAQLLAYQPLPAGPRVGLVSNSDALALLAADACVRAGLEPGTPVNLGARAGAAAFGTALTTLIPDVDAVVAIYMPPIPGRADEVAAELLRVSRDCGKPVLATFEGKIGMLPELRVGTVPERGSIPSYAAPEEAVRALAHVVRHAHWLKQPAGLHEEIEGVDTAAARRIVLSGLGEEPAEIEASELLACYGLTVWPAEVVASPEEAVEAAERLGWPVVLKAADPEAAKRAGTVRLGLSGPDGVREAFAGLREQLGSDAVLAVQRMVPQPAVPTVVSVIEDSAFGAVVSFGLGEVTARLLRDEVYRLAPLTGEDAAALVRSPRAAPLLFGEYGYPPVAVEALEDLLIRVGRLADDLPEVARLDLDPVLVGESEVIVLGARAVLSSPVGPRLDGGPRRLG; from the coding sequence ATGGGATTCGCGTTTACTCTCGGGACTGTGGAGGTTTCTCACTATCCCGCTCACTGGGAGGCTGACGTCGTCCTGTCAGACGGCGGCACCGCTCACGTACGCCCGATCCGGCCCGCCGACGCCGACCGGTTGCGCTCCTTCTACTCCAGGCTGTCGGAGGAGTCGATCTACTTCCGCTTCTTCGGCCCCCGGCCCCGGCTGTCGGACCGTGAGATCACCTGGTTCACCAACGTCGACTACGTGGACCGCGTCGCGCTGATCGCGACGATCGGCACGGAGATGGTGGCGGTGATCCGCTATGACCGGATCGAGCCGGGAGAGGCCGAGGTGGCCTTCCTCGTCGAGGACGCCCACCAGGGGCGCGGGGTCGCCTCGGTGCTGCTGGAGCACCTGGCCGCGACCGCCAGGGAACAGGGGATCGCCCGGTTCGTCGCCGACGTGCTGCCCGCCAACCAGAAGATGATGGCGGTGCTCAAGCAGGTGGGCTACACCGCGCAGAGCCGCTTCGCCGACGGCGTGGTCCGGATGACCCTCGACCTCACCCCGACCGAGACCGCCCAGGAGGTGACCGCCTCGCGCGAGCACCGTGCCGAGTCCCGCTCGATCGAGCGGCTGCTCTCCCCGGGGTCGGTGGCGGTCGTCGGCGCGGGCCGCGAGCCGGGAGGCGTCGGACAGACCGTCCTGCGCAACCTGCTCGGCGCGGACTTCACCGGTCCGGTCTACCCCGTGCACCGCGAGGCGCGGGCCGTCGCCGGAGTGCGGGCCTACCCGAGCGTGACGGCCATCGACGGCGAGGTGGACCTCGCGGTGCTGGCCGTACCCGCCGACGGGGTGATCGAGGTGGTGAAGGAGTGCGCGGAGAAGGGCGTGCGCGGGTTGATCGTGGTCTCCTCCGGATTCGGCGAGACCGGCGCCGAGGGACGGGCCAGGCAGGACGAGCTGGTCCGCATCGCCCGCGCGTACGGCCTGCGCGTCGTCGGCCCCAACTGTCTCGGTGTGGCCAACACCGACCCGGCGGTCCGGCTGAACGCCACGCTCGCCGCGACCATCCCCGGCCGGGGCCGGGTCGGCTTCTTCAGCCAGTCCGGCGCCCTGGGCACCGCCCTGCTGCAGCGGGTGGCCCAGCGGGGCATGGGCATCTCCTCGTTCGTGTCGGCGGGCAACCGCGCCGACGTCTCGGGCAACGACCTGCTCCAGTACTGGGAGGAGGACCCGCAGACCGATGTGATCCTGCTCTACCTGGAGTCGCTGGGAAACCCCCGCAAGTTCGCCCGCCTGGCCCGGCGGATCTCCCGGCGCAAGCCGATCGTGGTGGTCAAGAGCGGCGGCACCACCCAGGGCGTGCCCACCGGCCACGCCGCGCCCGTGCTCGGCCTGCCCGACACCGCGCTGAGCTCGCTGTTCGAGCAGGCCGGGGTGATCCGGGTCGACGACCTGATCCAGCAGTTCGACGTGGCGCAGCTCCTGGCCTACCAGCCGCTGCCGGCGGGCCCCCGGGTCGGCCTGGTGAGCAACTCCGACGCGCTGGCGCTGCTCGCCGCCGACGCCTGCGTGCGTGCCGGGCTCGAACCCGGCACGCCGGTCAACCTCGGCGCGCGGGCGGGAGCCGCCGCGTTCGGCACGGCCCTGACCACGCTGATCCCGGACGTGGACGCGGTGGTCGCGATCTACATGCCGCCGATCCCCGGCAGGGCCGACGAGGTCGCCGCCGAACTGCTGCGGGTCTCCCGCGACTGCGGCAAGCCGGTGCTGGCCACCTTCGAAGGCAAGATCGGCATGCTGCCGGAGCTGCGGGTCGGCACCGTCCCCGAACGTGGTTCGATCCCCTCCTACGCGGCGCCCGAGGAGGCGGTCCGCGCGCTGGCCCATGTCGTACGGCACGCGCACTGGCTCAAGCAGCCCGCGGGCCTTCACGAGGAGATCGAGGGCGTCGACACCGCCGCGGCACGGCGGATCGTGCTGTCCGGGCTGGGGGAGGAACCGGCCGAGATCGAGGCCTCGGAGCTGCTCGCCTGCTACGGGCTCACCGTGTGGCCCGCGGAGGTGGTGGCCTCGCCCGAGGAGGCCGTCGAGGCGGCCGAGCGACTCGGATGGCCGGTGGTGCTGAAGGCCGCCGACCCCGAGGCGGCCAAGCGTGCGGGCACGGTGCGTCTGGGGCTGTCCGGCCCCGACGGGGTGCGCGAGGCCTTCGCCGGCCTGCGGGAACAGCTCGGCTCCGACGCCGTGCTCGCCGTGCAGCGGATGGTCCCGCAGCCCGCGGTCCCGACCGTGGTCAGCGTCATCGAGGACTCCGCGTTCGGCGCGGTCGTCTCCTTCGGGCTCGGCGAGGTCACCGCGCGGCTGCTGCGCGACGAGGTCTACCGGCTCGCCCCGCTGACGGGCGAGGACGCGGCGGCCCTGGTCAGATCGCCGCGCGCGGCGCCCCTGCTCTTCGGCGAGTACGGCTACCCGCCGGTCGCGGTCGAGGCGCTGGAGGACCTGCTGATCCGCGTCGGACGGCTGGCGGACGACCTTCCCGAGGTGGCCAGGCTCGACCTCGACCCCGTGCTGGTGGGGGAGTCCGAGGTGATCGTGCTGGGGGCGCGCGCCGTACTGAGCAGCCCGGTGGGGCCGCGGCTCGACGGGGGGCCGCGCCGCCTCGGTTAG
- a CDS encoding cytochrome P450, with translation MTSRLNPVSGHPAETPEYPMTRAAGCPFDPPPALRAKQEEGPLTKVRLWDGSTPWLVTRYAEQRALLADPRVSADISRPGYPSSAPIGGSSTISFILMDDPEHARLRRMVTAPFTIKRVEALRPAVQKIVDDLIDDMLAGPKPVDLVEAFALPVPSLVICELLGVPYTDHDFFQDNSKTIIKRDAAPEQRSAALGNLAGYLDNLLGEKLTDPGDDMLSRLAERIKAGELSRQEAAQMGVLLLIAGHETTANMIALGTLALLEHPEQLALLRDTDDGKVVVSAVEELLRYLHITHNGRRRVALEDIEIAGQLIRAGDGLIMANDIGNRDPAAFPDPDRLDIRRDARHHVAFGFGVHQCLGQPLARLELQIVYSTLYRRLPTLRLATDLEQIPFKHDGSVYGVYELPVTW, from the coding sequence TTGAATCCGGTGAGTGGGCACCCCGCCGAGACCCCGGAGTACCCCATGACCAGGGCGGCGGGCTGCCCGTTCGACCCGCCCCCGGCTCTGCGGGCCAAGCAGGAGGAGGGGCCGCTCACCAAGGTCCGTCTGTGGGACGGCAGCACCCCGTGGCTGGTGACCCGTTATGCCGAGCAACGGGCACTGCTGGCCGACCCGAGGGTCAGTGCGGACATCAGCCGGCCCGGCTATCCGAGCTCGGCCCCCATCGGCGGCTCGTCGACGATCAGCTTCATCTTGATGGACGATCCCGAGCACGCCCGGCTGCGGCGGATGGTGACGGCGCCGTTCACCATCAAGCGGGTGGAGGCGCTGCGGCCGGCCGTACAGAAGATCGTCGACGATCTGATCGACGACATGCTCGCCGGCCCGAAACCGGTCGACCTGGTCGAGGCGTTCGCCCTGCCGGTGCCCTCGCTGGTGATCTGCGAGTTGCTCGGCGTGCCGTACACCGACCATGACTTCTTCCAGGACAACAGCAAGACCATCATCAAGCGGGACGCGGCGCCCGAGCAGCGGTCGGCCGCTCTCGGCAACCTGGCCGGCTATCTGGACAACCTGCTGGGCGAGAAGCTCACCGATCCCGGCGACGACATGTTGTCCCGGCTGGCCGAGCGGATCAAGGCAGGGGAGCTGTCCCGGCAGGAAGCGGCCCAGATGGGGGTGCTGCTGCTGATCGCCGGGCACGAGACCACCGCGAACATGATCGCGCTCGGCACGCTCGCCCTGCTGGAACACCCCGAGCAACTGGCCCTCCTCCGCGACACGGACGACGGGAAGGTGGTCGTCTCGGCGGTGGAGGAACTGCTGCGCTACCTGCACATCACGCACAACGGGCGGCGCCGGGTGGCGCTGGAGGACATCGAGATCGCCGGACAGCTCATCCGTGCCGGCGACGGGCTGATCATGGCCAACGACATCGGCAACCGCGACCCCGCCGCCTTCCCCGACCCCGACCGGCTGGACATCCGGCGCGACGCCCGCCACCACGTGGCCTTCGGTTTCGGGGTGCACCAGTGCCTGGGCCAGCCGCTGGCCCGGCTGGAACTGCAGATCGTCTACAGCACCCTCTACCGGCGCCTCCCCACCCTGCGGCTGGCCACGGATCTGGAGCAGATCCCGTTCAAGCACGACGGGTCGGTCTACGGGGTCTACGAACTCCCCGTGACCTGGTGA
- a CDS encoding DUF5998 family protein: MRETRLSAAGLRDAIDRSGYYPDLVADAVDSALGKEQVGAYVVHHEATFDPAMEVRRHVTVLVLSPTRLLVCHTDEHPPVEGVSASHASTTTEAVRLSRIQSVAVTRVVPDPASYVPGVPPTEVTLTIGWGAISHVDLEPATCGDENCEADHGYTGAITADDLSLRVSEAADGPEAVTHVLAFAKALSEATARAAS; this comes from the coding sequence ATGAGGGAAACCCGACTCTCGGCCGCAGGCCTGCGTGACGCCATCGACCGCAGTGGCTACTATCCTGACCTGGTCGCCGACGCGGTCGACTCCGCCTTGGGCAAGGAACAGGTGGGCGCCTACGTGGTCCACCACGAGGCCACCTTCGACCCGGCCATGGAGGTGCGCAGACACGTCACCGTCCTGGTGCTCTCCCCCACCCGCCTGCTCGTCTGCCACACCGACGAGCACCCGCCGGTGGAAGGGGTGTCCGCCTCTCACGCCTCCACGACCACCGAGGCCGTGCGGCTCAGCCGGATCCAGTCGGTCGCCGTCACCCGGGTCGTCCCCGACCCCGCCTCCTACGTGCCGGGCGTGCCGCCCACGGAGGTCACGCTCACCATCGGCTGGGGAGCCATCTCCCACGTCGACCTGGAGCCGGCCACCTGCGGTGACGAGAACTGCGAGGCCGACCACGGCTACACCGGAGCCATCACGGCCGACGACCTCTCCCTGCGGGTGAGCGAGGCGGCGGACGGCCCCGAGGCCGTCACCCACGTGCTGGCCTTCGCCAAGGCACTGTCGGAGGCGACCGCCCGCGCCGCCTCATGA
- a CDS encoding ferredoxin, producing MKVTIDQDKCVASGQCVVAAADVFDQRDEDGIAVLLNPDPSAEQAVDVRHAAVVCPALAIHIEE from the coding sequence ATGAAAGTGACCATCGACCAGGACAAGTGCGTCGCTTCCGGACAGTGCGTGGTCGCCGCCGCGGACGTGTTCGACCAGCGTGACGAGGACGGCATCGCCGTGCTGCTCAACCCCGATCCGTCGGCGGAGCAGGCCGTCGACGTCCGGCACGCGGCGGTGGTCTGCCCGGCGCTGGCCATCCACATCGAGGAGTGA
- a CDS encoding sulfurtransferase, with amino-acid sequence MSPLITPSELADLAGATVLDVRWKLGGPPGADSYREGHVPGAVFCDLNADLAAPAGPLGRHPLPSADLFQDAMRRLGVSGSRPVVVYDGADSTAAARAWWTLRYFGHPDVRVLDGGFRAWAAEGLPVSTGEEAAAPGDFVARPGGMPVLDAAQALELAADGVLLDARAAERYRGEVEPIDPVAGHVPGAVSAPTGDNVDPAGRFHLPDFLRERFNTLGAVPGVRVGAYCGSGVTAAHEVLALELAGIPAALYVGSWSNWVADPSRPVATG; translated from the coding sequence ATGAGCCCGCTGATCACTCCTTCCGAGCTGGCCGACCTGGCCGGTGCGACCGTCCTGGACGTGCGCTGGAAGCTCGGCGGGCCGCCCGGCGCCGACTCCTACCGCGAGGGGCACGTCCCCGGCGCCGTCTTCTGCGACCTCAACGCCGACCTCGCCGCCCCGGCGGGGCCACTGGGCCGTCACCCGCTGCCCTCCGCGGACCTGTTCCAGGACGCCATGCGCCGCCTGGGCGTGTCCGGCTCCCGCCCCGTCGTCGTCTACGACGGGGCCGACTCCACCGCCGCCGCCCGCGCCTGGTGGACGCTGCGCTACTTCGGTCACCCGGACGTCCGGGTTCTCGACGGCGGGTTCCGCGCGTGGGCCGCCGAAGGCCTGCCCGTCTCCACGGGGGAGGAGGCCGCCGCGCCCGGTGACTTCGTCGCGCGCCCGGGCGGGATGCCCGTGCTCGACGCCGCGCAGGCTCTGGAGCTCGCCGCAGACGGGGTCCTCCTCGACGCCCGCGCCGCCGAGCGATACCGGGGAGAGGTCGAGCCGATCGATCCCGTCGCAGGGCACGTCCCCGGCGCGGTCAGCGCTCCCACCGGCGACAACGTCGATCCGGCGGGCCGCTTCCACCTGCCCGACTTCCTCCGCGAGCGGTTCAACACCCTCGGCGCCGTCCCCGGCGTGAGGGTCGGCGCCTACTGCGGCTCCGGCGTGACGGCGGCCCACGAGGTGCTGGCCCTGGAGCTGGCGGGCATTCCGGCCGCCCTCTACGTCGGCTCCTGGTCCAACTGGGTGGCCGACCCCTCGCGGCCGGTCGCCACCGGCTGA